Proteins encoded within one genomic window of Mesobacillus subterraneus:
- a CDS encoding DUF429 domain-containing protein, with translation MRIIGIDLSGPRNHKDTVLTIFNQKGNHLQLVKWANNLSDQDILKEIFEQSQLDEVVIGIDAPLSYEDGGEDRKSDRELRKFIVNLGMRSGSIMPPTLNRMVYLTLRGIKLSREIENLNSVYPISLVEVHPGAIIGSRLSKQNIEYVLAYKQEQSARSYIRNWLSEQGLTQLPIEIEVESHSIDACAAALGAWHWKAPSYSAKWIFPACPPLHPYDYCC, from the coding sequence TTGAGAATAATCGGAATTGACCTATCAGGACCAAGAAATCATAAGGATACAGTCCTCACTATTTTTAACCAAAAGGGAAACCACCTGCAATTGGTTAAATGGGCAAATAATTTAAGTGATCAGGACATATTGAAAGAGATTTTTGAGCAAAGTCAATTAGATGAGGTCGTTATCGGAATTGATGCACCATTATCCTATGAAGACGGTGGAGAAGATAGAAAAAGTGACCGGGAACTAAGAAAGTTTATTGTGAATTTAGGGATGAGATCTGGGTCAATCATGCCTCCAACCTTAAATAGAATGGTGTATTTAACATTAAGAGGAATAAAGCTTAGTAGAGAAATAGAGAATTTAAACTCCGTTTATCCCATTTCTTTAGTGGAAGTCCATCCAGGGGCCATAATTGGATCGAGACTATCCAAACAAAATATTGAATATGTATTGGCTTACAAACAAGAACAATCAGCTAGAAGTTATATTCGAAATTGGCTTTCGGAGCAGGGACTTACACAATTACCTATTGAAATTGAGGTAGAAAGCCATTCCATCGATGCATGTGCAGCTGCGTTAGGTGCATGGCACTGGAAGGCACCTTCGTATAGTGCAAAGTGGATATTCCCAGCCTGCCCCCCGCTGCATCCTTATGACTATTGCTGTTAA
- a CDS encoding Panacea domain-containing protein, with amino-acid sequence MTYPLSDVIKWFLSQESMSPKKLQKLLYYSYAWFLTLQNESSDELDNKLFDAEFEAWVHGPVIYSVYDQYRHKGYQPIERYEGEIPVFDEETHDVLEQVWNVYGGYTGNELESITHQESPWLNARSGYSPLDRCNEVISDEDMFNCYVERLED; translated from the coding sequence ATGACATATCCATTATCTGATGTGATAAAATGGTTTCTTTCTCAAGAATCCATGTCACCAAAGAAGCTCCAGAAACTACTTTATTACTCATATGCCTGGTTTTTGACCCTTCAAAACGAATCAAGCGACGAGTTGGATAACAAGCTATTCGATGCTGAATTTGAAGCATGGGTACACGGACCGGTTATCTATAGTGTCTACGATCAGTATCGTCACAAAGGTTATCAACCCATAGAAAGATATGAAGGAGAAATTCCTGTTTTCGACGAAGAAACACACGACGTACTTGAACAGGTCTGGAACGTATACGGTGGTTATACGGGAAATGAATTGGAATCTATTACTCACCAGGAATCTCCTTGGTTAAATGCTAGATCAGGATATTCTCCACTCGATCGATGTAACGAAGTGATATCAGATGAAGATATGTTTAACTGTTATGTAGAGCGACTGGAAGACTAG
- a CDS encoding Nif3-like dinuclear metal center hexameric protein, which yields MDVSNIVKRINELFNITNEEIYSKESGLTYHADKKVKKLGYSVNLTLDTIEEARIQGVDMMVTHHDAWGELYELKEACIEKLAEYGISHYYNHLPLDDCDFGTNDSLLKKLNLEIVKRTHEWEGLYFGRVAESDEKIEFNELVNRMVNLLEEPVKFWRFNDKKVKRVGLVCGNGAPTDCLKEAVENGCDVYITGECNLSTIQYAQFKRINLIIGSHTFTELFGIESLALKLNENIKELEVVRLNEGHYEVNN from the coding sequence ATGGATGTTTCAAATATTGTTAAAAGAATTAATGAACTTTTTAATATAACAAATGAGGAAATCTATTCAAAGGAATCTGGGCTTACATACCATGCGGATAAAAAAGTTAAGAAGTTAGGGTACAGTGTTAACTTAACGCTTGATACGATAGAGGAAGCGAGAATTCAGGGTGTTGATATGATGGTGACACACCACGATGCATGGGGTGAATTATATGAATTAAAAGAGGCTTGTATAGAAAAACTAGCGGAATATGGCATAAGTCACTACTATAATCACTTGCCGCTTGATGACTGTGATTTTGGAACTAATGATAGTTTATTAAAAAAATTGAATTTAGAAATTGTAAAAAGAACCCACGAATGGGAAGGGTTATATTTTGGTAGAGTCGCAGAATCTGATGAAAAAATCGAATTTAATGAATTAGTAAATCGTATGGTAAATCTACTTGAAGAACCAGTTAAATTTTGGCGGTTCAATGACAAGAAGGTGAAACGAGTGGGTTTGGTCTGTGGCAATGGAGCGCCAACAGATTGCCTTAAAGAAGCAGTTGAAAATGGGTGTGATGTATACATTACAGGGGAATGCAATTTGTCTACGATTCAATATGCTCAGTTTAAACGAATCAATCTTATCATTGGGAGTCATACTTTCACAGAGCTTTTTGGGATAGAAAGTTTAGCATTGAAATTGAATGAGAATATAAAAGAACTTGAAGTAGTGAGACTTAATGAAGGGCATTATGAAGTGAATAATTAA
- a CDS encoding glycoside hydrolase family 30 protein — translation MKNVKVYLTSKDSSDLLAKKQDLQLHPGSTLEKNTIFIDPEKKYQEIIGFGGAFTEATAYTLSQITPDKRQEVIESYFNQETGLGYTIGRVHIHSCDFALGNYTYVDDYDENLNTFDISRDHKWVLPLLKDAVIEKGSQIKLLASPWSPPAWMKTNNEMNNGGKLLHQYRDTWAKYYTKFIDAYEKEGFPIWGITVQNEPEAVQTWDSCIYTGEEERDFIKNYLGPQMHQAGYENVKILIWDHNRDVIVERAKAVFEDPEASKYVWGTGFHWYVSEEFENVGKVHDLYPDKHLLFTEGCQEGGVQLGEWFTGERYGRNMIGDLNNWTEGYIDWNMVLNEEGSPNHVNNLCDAPIIADTKTNEVHYNSSFYYIGHFSKFIRPGAKRIGLERTNANLQSTAFMNTDDSIALVIMNETDQIESFTVGYENEHFSAQLPPHSIATYVLEK, via the coding sequence ATGAAAAACGTCAAAGTATATTTAACTTCTAAGGATTCAAGTGATTTACTTGCAAAAAAACAAGATTTACAGTTACATCCAGGTAGTACTTTAGAAAAGAATACTATTTTCATTGATCCGGAAAAAAAATATCAAGAAATCATTGGGTTTGGCGGAGCATTTACTGAAGCTACAGCTTATACATTATCGCAAATAACACCAGATAAAAGACAGGAAGTGATTGAAAGCTATTTTAATCAAGAAACAGGACTTGGTTATACAATTGGTAGAGTTCATATTCATAGTTGTGATTTCGCTTTAGGGAACTACACATATGTAGATGATTACGATGAAAATTTAAATACATTTGATATAAGTCGTGACCATAAGTGGGTTCTTCCGCTATTAAAAGATGCCGTAATAGAAAAAGGGAGTCAAATAAAATTATTAGCTTCCCCGTGGAGTCCACCTGCTTGGATGAAAACTAATAATGAGATGAATAATGGTGGAAAGCTTCTTCATCAATATAGGGATACATGGGCCAAGTATTATACAAAATTCATTGATGCATACGAAAAGGAAGGATTTCCTATCTGGGGTATTACTGTTCAAAATGAACCAGAAGCAGTACAAACATGGGATTCTTGTATTTACACGGGTGAAGAAGAAAGAGATTTTATCAAGAATTATTTAGGACCACAGATGCATCAAGCTGGATATGAAAATGTAAAAATACTTATTTGGGATCACAACCGAGATGTAATTGTTGAGCGAGCAAAGGCAGTCTTTGAAGATCCAGAAGCATCAAAGTATGTGTGGGGAACAGGATTTCACTGGTATGTAAGTGAGGAGTTTGAAAATGTAGGGAAAGTTCATGATCTCTATCCTGATAAACACTTACTATTTACAGAAGGCTGTCAAGAAGGTGGAGTGCAGTTAGGTGAATGGTTCACTGGTGAACGTTATGGTCGCAATATGATAGGAGATTTGAATAATTGGACAGAAGGCTATATTGATTGGAATATGGTACTGAACGAAGAAGGTAGCCCAAATCATGTAAATAATTTATGTGATGCACCAATTATTGCTGATACAAAAACTAATGAAGTTCATTATAACAGTTCTTTTTATTATATTGGTCATTTTAGTAAGTTTATCCGTCCTGGAGCTAAACGTATTGGTTTAGAAAGGACGAATGCGAACCTACAATCAACTGCATTTATGAATACGGACGATTCCATTGCACTCGTGATTATGAATGAAACAGACCAAATAGAATCATTTACGGTTGGGTATGAAAATGAACATTTTTCTGCACAGTTGCCACCGCATTCTATTGCTACGTATGTCCTTGAAAAATAA
- a CDS encoding carbohydrate ABC transporter permease translates to MKKMKLERIFLYIGLILFALVLVFPFIWLLSSSFKESKDIFSASFELFPKKEDGSYYFTLENYKQAFEYLDFALLFKNTLFVAVVNTVLNLYLNGMAGYAFARMHFKGRDVIFKVILTAMMVPGTVLLVPNMIIVNKLGFYDSLGALILPFFISIYNIFMMRQHFFGFAEGVRRSSHYGWCRLV, encoded by the coding sequence ATGAAAAAAATGAAACTCGAACGAATCTTCCTATACATTGGATTGATTCTCTTTGCTCTAGTCTTGGTGTTTCCTTTTATTTGGCTTCTGTCATCGTCATTTAAAGAAAGTAAAGATATCTTTTCTGCTTCTTTTGAATTATTTCCTAAAAAAGAGGACGGTAGCTACTATTTTACATTAGAAAATTATAAACAAGCATTTGAGTACTTAGATTTTGCTTTGCTTTTTAAAAACACATTATTTGTGGCTGTTGTAAACACAGTTTTAAATCTTTATTTGAATGGAATGGCAGGATATGCCTTTGCAAGGATGCACTTTAAGGGGAGAGACGTCATTTTTAAAGTGATCTTAACAGCAATGATGGTACCAGGAACGGTACTGCTCGTTCCTAACATGATCATCGTCAACAAGCTCGGTTTTTATGATAGCTTAGGGGCATTAATCTTACCCTTTTTTATTTCTATTTATAACATCTTTATGATGAGGCAACACTTTTTTGGGTTTGCCGAGGGAGTTAGAAGAAGCAGCCATTATGGATGGTGCAGGCTGGTTTAA
- a CDS encoding sugar ABC transporter substrate-binding protein: protein MKKQYLLSIIAVLVLGLLSACSGSEDTSKSNAGGEKEDATLDFWVYEPESIEGKNKLKDLVKEYQEETGTEVKLTFIPKDDFNTKLNGTIAVGNNPDVSYLDQPLVPQFAADGVLLNVEKYADGENGINRDDYFNGALDSVLVDGELYGLPLNQTTVVLFYNKDLVENPPETFQDWVEIAKEVYKKNEIAAFEGIGDGGYAAWLYPSLVHSAGGSMVNEDETKVTFGEGKALEAAKLLSELLKYSDQSVRDTQNAFGNGLIATKISGAWDVDNYKNNFPELNFGVSLIPYKEGEQSHSNMGGDDIVIYENTEYPEAAWDLIKFLTNDKNAITMSEVTGNFPVNVKAADNPRYTEDEYLSIFSKQMETAVARPRITEWLKINDEVVGSSLDKVIVSGEDPVKVMKKAQEDANAIMGK from the coding sequence ATGAAAAAGCAATACTTGTTATCAATCATTGCAGTTTTAGTATTAGGTCTTTTATCAGCATGTTCTGGCTCCGAGGATACTAGTAAAAGTAATGCAGGCGGAGAGAAAGAGGACGCGACCCTGGATTTTTGGGTATATGAGCCTGAATCCATTGAAGGTAAAAATAAACTGAAGGATTTGGTCAAGGAGTATCAAGAGGAAACTGGGACTGAAGTTAAATTAACGTTTATTCCTAAGGATGATTTTAATACAAAACTTAACGGAACAATTGCTGTTGGTAATAATCCAGATGTTTCATATTTGGATCAACCTTTAGTGCCACAGTTTGCTGCTGATGGGGTTTTGCTAAATGTTGAGAAGTATGCTGATGGAGAGAATGGAATTAACCGTGATGATTACTTTAATGGTGCATTAGATTCTGTATTAGTAGATGGTGAACTATATGGACTTCCATTAAATCAAACAACAGTTGTCCTTTTTTATAACAAGGATTTAGTTGAAAACCCTCCTGAAACTTTTCAAGACTGGGTAGAAATTGCGAAAGAAGTGTACAAAAAGAATGAAATTGCTGCCTTTGAAGGTATTGGTGACGGTGGTTATGCAGCATGGCTATATCCATCTCTTGTGCACAGTGCGGGAGGTTCAATGGTGAACGAGGATGAAACTAAAGTTACATTTGGAGAAGGAAAAGCTCTAGAGGCAGCAAAATTATTAAGCGAATTACTGAAGTATTCAGATCAATCCGTACGTGATACACAAAATGCATTTGGTAACGGATTAATTGCTACTAAGATTAGTGGAGCTTGGGATGTTGACAACTATAAAAACAATTTCCCTGAGTTGAATTTTGGTGTTTCTCTTATCCCTTATAAAGAAGGTGAACAATCACATTCAAACATGGGTGGAGATGATATTGTTATTTATGAAAATACAGAGTATCCAGAAGCTGCATGGGATTTAATTAAGTTCTTAACGAATGACAAGAACGCCATTACTATGTCTGAAGTAACTGGAAACTTTCCTGTTAATGTGAAGGCTGCAGATAATCCAAGGTATACAGAAGATGAATACCTAAGTATTTTTTCAAAGCAAATGGAAACAGCTGTAGCAAGACCAAGAATTACCGAATGGTTAAAGATTAATGACGAAGTTGTTGGCTCATCTTTAGATAAAGTAATTGTTTCTGGGGAAGATCCAGTAAAGGTAATGAAAAAGGCACAAGAAGATGCAAATGCTATAATGGGTAAATAA
- a CDS encoding glycoside hydrolase family 30 protein: MNTNTVRVWLTKPDKSCLLEEQDSLFLMNQDDAIERSVMINDTQEFQEIDGFGGSLTDSSAWLLSEKLDELSREKVMKQLFDPKEGIGLSYLRQPMGASDFALDNYTYCDMPKGESDYELLNFSIKYDESYIIPMVKKALEINPFIKVMGSPWSPPAWMKTTESVIQGRLKEGCFVPFSNYFVKFIQAYEEAGIPIHAVTLQNEPHFEPEGYPGMRMEPEEQIEIIKNYMGPAFVRNGIQTKILIWDHNWDEPDYPITVLNDEAANNFISGTAFHWYAGDIEAQNLVHNAHSDKDIYFTEASGGCWTPDFPRYIKRGCCKPYYKRNKKLVKNSN, from the coding sequence TTGAACACCAACACAGTCCGAGTATGGCTAACTAAACCAGATAAAAGCTGCTTATTAGAAGAGCAAGATTCGCTCTTCTTGATGAATCAAGATGATGCGATTGAGCGATCCGTTATGATAAATGATACACAAGAATTTCAAGAAATTGATGGTTTTGGAGGTTCATTGACAGATTCCTCAGCTTGGCTCTTATCTGAAAAATTAGATGAGCTCTCAAGAGAAAAAGTAATGAAGCAGCTTTTCGATCCAAAAGAAGGTATTGGTTTAAGCTATTTACGACAACCTATGGGTGCTTCGGATTTTGCCTTAGACAACTATACTTATTGTGACATGCCCAAAGGTGAAAGTGATTATGAGTTGTTGAATTTTTCAATAAAGTATGATGAATCTTATATTATCCCCATGGTAAAAAAAGCATTAGAAATTAATCCATTTATAAAGGTAATGGGCAGCCCGTGGAGTCCACCTGCTTGGATGAAAACAACGGAGAGCGTCATTCAGGGAAGATTAAAAGAAGGTTGTTTTGTCCCATTTTCAAATTACTTTGTTAAATTTATACAGGCATACGAAGAAGCTGGTATTCCTATCCATGCAGTTACCTTACAAAATGAACCACATTTTGAACCAGAAGGGTATCCTGGAATGAGAATGGAGCCAGAGGAACAAATAGAAATAATTAAAAATTATATGGGGCCAGCATTCGTGCGAAATGGAATTCAAACCAAAATCCTTATTTGGGATCATAATTGGGATGAACCAGACTATCCTATAACTGTATTAAACGATGAAGCTGCAAATAACTTTATAAGTGGGACGGCTTTTCACTGGTATGCTGGTGATATTGAAGCACAAAATCTTGTTCATAATGCCCACTCAGATAAGGACATATACTTCACGGAAGCATC
- a CDS encoding sigma-70 family RNA polymerase sigma factor: MEKDTRENLLEEIMIEHGSDLVRLAFSYVKDKETAKDMVQNTFIKCYEYLDEFRYESSIKTWLYRITINQCKDYLGSWHYRKVHAKSVIENAITSFFPSPEDKIIKDSEQKKVKGFIFSLPSNYREVIFLYYYESLTIDEIAEVTQMNPNTVKTRLRRAKQRLKLLIEEANVYG, from the coding sequence GTGGAAAAAGATACAAGAGAGAATCTATTGGAAGAAATAATGATAGAGCATGGAAGTGATTTGGTGCGTCTAGCATTTAGTTATGTGAAAGATAAGGAAACAGCAAAGGATATGGTTCAGAACACCTTCATTAAATGTTATGAATATCTAGATGAGTTTCGTTATGAGTCCTCAATAAAAACTTGGTTATATAGAATCACAATTAATCAGTGTAAAGATTATTTAGGAAGCTGGCATTATAGAAAAGTTCATGCTAAGAGTGTTATAGAAAATGCTATTACATCTTTTTTTCCTTCACCAGAAGACAAGATTATCAAGGATTCAGAACAAAAGAAGGTGAAAGGTTTTATTTTTTCTTTGCCAAGTAATTATCGGGAAGTTATCTTTTTGTATTACTACGAGTCTTTAACAATTGACGAAATAGCTGAAGTAACACAAATGAATCCTAATACAGTTAAAACAAGGTTAAGAAGGGCAAAGCAAAGGTTAAAGTTGTTAATTGAGGAGGCGAATGTTTATGGTTGA
- a CDS encoding ABC transporter permease subunit → MDGAGWFKIFNKIALPLSKPILVVLGIFTFMWNYNNFLWPLVVINSSEKYTLALGLGALLTSGGQSAEKYPIMIAASVIVALPLIVLFFIFQKHIMKGITAGSVKG, encoded by the coding sequence ATGGATGGTGCAGGCTGGTTTAAAATTTTTAATAAAATAGCCTTACCACTTTCGAAGCCGATTCTAGTTGTATTAGGTATATTTACATTTATGTGGAATTATAATAACTTTCTATGGCCGCTCGTTGTTATAAACTCCTCAGAAAAATATACATTGGCGTTAGGTTTGGGTGCATTACTAACTTCAGGTGGCCAAAGTGCAGAAAAGTATCCAATAATGATTGCAGCAAGTGTTATCGTAGCTTTACCGCTAATTGTATTATTCTTCATCTTCCAAAAACATATTATGAAAGGCATCACAGCAGGAAGTGTCAAAGGGTAA
- a CDS encoding carbohydrate ABC transporter permease has protein sequence MWITIKYIVFSLPGGIFISLVLAAMLNANVKGEGFFKTAYYIPNITAMVAVAAMWIFLLDPKFGLVSQLFNVDHSWLGSKTTALPTLAVMAIWSALGYNVLILLSTMKGIPEELYESATIDGANAWQKFTKVTLPMIQPTIFFLIVTGLIAAFQVFDQMYLMTGGGPDGATQSFMLSLYNHAFRYFEMGTASAMSYILLVIILIITWINFKFIPQRFDD, from the coding sequence CTGTGGATAACGATAAAATATATTGTTTTTAGTTTACCAGGTGGAATATTTATTTCACTCGTACTAGCAGCAATGTTAAATGCGAATGTAAAGGGAGAAGGTTTCTTTAAAACAGCTTACTATATTCCTAATATAACGGCGATGGTTGCTGTTGCGGCAATGTGGATATTTTTGTTAGATCCAAAATTTGGATTAGTCAGCCAGTTATTTAATGTTGATCACAGTTGGTTAGGAAGTAAAACTACTGCACTTCCAACGCTAGCGGTTATGGCTATTTGGTCAGCCCTTGGGTACAATGTCTTGATTTTATTGTCCACGATGAAGGGGATCCCTGAAGAACTATATGAATCAGCAACAATAGATGGTGCCAATGCATGGCAGAAGTTTACGAAAGTAACATTGCCGATGATTCAACCAACTATATTTTTTTTGATAGTTACAGGTTTAATTGCCGCATTCCAAGTTTTCGATCAAATGTATTTGATGACTGGTGGAGGACCTGACGGTGCAACACAAAGCTTTATGCTTAGTTTGTATAATCATGCATTTCGGTATTTTGAAATGGGTACTGCTTCTGCTATGTCATACATTTTGCTAGTAATTATATTAATCATTACCTGGATTAACTTTAAATTTATACCGCAACGATTTGATGATTAG
- a CDS encoding LCP family glycopolymer transferase gives MGKHTRVQQKNGKKAYKVSFLIIITLALCAGIYLLYVYNHVKDTVDKSIQETIKSIDNNPEKIKEGQESLNILLMGVDERTNDIGRADTLVILSLNPKNDSMQLISIPRDTLTPIYGKEVEDKINHSYVHGYTINNSKAEGINTSVATVENLLNIELDYYVMMNMEGLPDLVDAVGGITVDNPLEWYDEGYYKKGYHYEKGNISLNGPQAIGYGRMRKEDPENDFGRNKRQRLVIQGIVDKGASVGSITRIESILNTLGNNLKTNLTFKEMKSLYKKYRDTRENSISYQIDGVSQEINGVWYVVVSEEERQKVHEMISEFNNKE, from the coding sequence ATGGGGAAACACACAAGAGTACAACAAAAGAATGGGAAAAAGGCTTATAAGGTATCATTTCTGATCATAATAACTCTGGCTCTTTGTGCAGGTATTTATTTGCTTTATGTATACAATCACGTAAAAGATACTGTAGATAAAAGCATCCAAGAGACTATTAAAAGTATTGATAATAACCCAGAAAAAATTAAAGAAGGACAAGAATCCCTTAATATTCTATTAATGGGGGTAGATGAGAGAACCAATGATATTGGACGGGCTGATACTTTAGTGATATTATCCTTAAATCCAAAAAATGACAGTATGCAATTAATTAGTATACCACGAGATACCTTAACACCAATCTATGGAAAAGAGGTTGAAGATAAAATAAATCATTCTTACGTTCATGGTTATACAATTAATAATAGTAAGGCAGAAGGAATTAATACTTCAGTTGCTACTGTTGAAAACCTTTTGAATATAGAGTTAGATTATTACGTGATGATGAACATGGAAGGGCTACCAGATTTAGTAGATGCAGTAGGCGGTATAACTGTAGATAATCCTTTAGAGTGGTATGACGAAGGTTACTACAAAAAAGGATATCATTATGAAAAAGGTAATATATCACTCAATGGACCACAAGCAATTGGTTATGGAAGGATGAGAAAAGAAGATCCGGAAAATGACTTTGGACGCAATAAAAGACAGCGTTTAGTTATTCAAGGTATAGTTGACAAGGGAGCGAGTGTTGGATCTATCACCCGTATTGAATCTATTTTAAATACATTAGGGAATAATTTGAAAACTAACCTGACATTTAAGGAAATGAAAAGTTTATATAAAAAATATCGTGATACAAGAGAAAACTCGATCAGTTATCAAATTGATGGTGTAAGTCAGGAAATAAATGGTGTGTGGTATGTAGTAGTTTCAGAGGAAGAGCGTCAAAAAGTTCACGAGATGATTTCTGAATTTAATAATAAAGAATAA
- a CDS encoding LCP family glycopolymer transferase gives MVDKFNKELFTSLEDEDLTFTQEDRKETFKKIKRRNDKKKISKFSIVYLSKQYIGPVLGTVMVFLLAIGLFLPNLFSGNDTSMSNPDLKQAIQQKDYSFSALVMGKDSTSHRSNINILLTYNGSEKSIKLVPIPRDTYVEIFNSEEKMIGKDKLMHAIALNRQPEQVLITVSNLFNISVDYYSVIAEEDIYRDLGIRVDGKDESILVNEVGNSLEERSSFSKIKKLLKESETNIPIDILNEMQGSDSDSIQVIDMNKGLKEKVINGIYYVEINQKLLEKTSTTLKQHLGDK, from the coding sequence ATGGTTGACAAGTTTAATAAAGAATTATTTACTTCTTTGGAAGATGAAGATCTAACCTTTACTCAAGAAGACAGGAAAGAAACCTTCAAGAAAATCAAGAGAAGGAATGATAAAAAAAAGATAAGCAAATTCTCCATTGTCTATTTGAGTAAACAATATATAGGGCCAGTATTAGGTACGGTAATGGTATTTCTCTTAGCAATTGGCTTATTTTTACCGAATCTTTTTTCAGGCAATGACACAAGTATGTCCAATCCAGATTTAAAGCAGGCAATTCAACAGAAGGATTATTCATTTTCAGCATTAGTAATGGGCAAGGACTCTACTAGTCATAGAAGTAATATCAATATTTTGCTTACCTATAATGGTAGTGAAAAAAGTATAAAGTTAGTTCCAATTCCTCGAGATACATATGTTGAGATTTTTAATTCTGAAGAAAAAATGATTGGTAAGGATAAGTTGATGCATGCTATTGCTTTAAACCGCCAACCTGAACAAGTCTTGATAACAGTGTCAAATCTATTTAATATTTCTGTTGATTATTACTCAGTTATTGCAGAAGAAGATATATACCGAGATTTAGGAATTAGAGTGGATGGTAAGGATGAAAGTATCCTGGTTAATGAAGTTGGAAATTCACTTGAAGAACGATCATCCTTTTCAAAAATAAAAAAACTCTTAAAAGAAAGTGAAACTAATATTCCAATTGATATACTTAATGAAATGCAGGGTAGTGATTCTGATTCCATTCAGGTAATCGATATGAATAAGGGGCTAAAAGAAAAGGTTATTAACGGTATCTATTATGTAGAGATTAATCAAAAACTTTTAGAAAAAACGTCTACTACTTTAAAACAGCATTTGGGCGATAAATAG
- a CDS encoding LexA family protein, with translation MTMYYNFRRPSRAERVMAQEEEILLIIKDYYSKKGYSPTVREIAKKSQVSSTSTVLRYLNRLQDKGKISWETKMPRTIKVNTNII, from the coding sequence ATGACCATGTATTACAACTTTAGACGTCCATCAAGGGCTGAACGCGTGATGGCTCAAGAGGAAGAGATTTTATTAATAATTAAAGATTATTATAGTAAGAAGGGGTATTCACCCACCGTACGGGAAATCGCTAAGAAGTCCCAAGTAAGCTCCACAAGTACTGTGCTTCGGTATTTAAACCGGTTACAGGATAAAGGAAAGATTTCATGGGAAACCAAAATGCCAAGAACTATTAAAGTGAATACAAATATCATTTGA
- a CDS encoding helix-turn-helix domain-containing protein: MFGLGKKRSKFGKYLDKHSITQKEVAKESGVSKSTISRLCDPDESEPTLGVAKKIVKALKRYDGHVDYKDFWDM; the protein is encoded by the coding sequence TTGTTCGGACTCGGAAAAAAGAGATCTAAATTCGGCAAGTACCTGGATAAGCATTCGATTACTCAAAAGGAAGTGGCTAAGGAAAGTGGAGTCAGCAAGAGTACGATTAGTCGATTGTGTGATCCAGACGAAAGCGAGCCGACGCTTGGAGTTGCAAAGAAGATTGTTAAAGCGTTGAAAAGATATGACGGCCATGTGGATTATAAGGATTTTTGGGATATGTAA